A genomic segment from Glycine soja cultivar W05 chromosome 20, ASM419377v2, whole genome shotgun sequence encodes:
- the LOC114401987 gene encoding uncharacterized protein LOC114401987, whose translation MTKNLNVAMKHIINDDGSGTLFLRRDLCSKERSGSCSGETIKRKRGFDLERPTERDIFYGGCDEHEAGLTSYTALERCKISSNNDDGYDEDVEVDLTLSIGGGSQVNINKNRSCNKPYLLPLGYLDSPNGKTKDLNSSVSFQSYRVGDFSDPTTPMSSSSVTFDQERKGPHWISQGLKLK comes from the exons ATGACAAAGAATCTGAATGTTGCAATGAAGCACATAATCAATGATGATGGGTCTGGGACACTTTT TTTGAGAAGGGACTTATGCTCAAAGGAAAGGAGTGGAAGTTGTTCTGGAGAGAccataaaaaggaaaaggggTTTTGACCTAGAAAGGCCTACTGAGAGAGACATTTTTTATGGCGGCTGTGATGAACATGAGGCAGGACTTACCTCCTACACTGCACTAGAGAGATGCAAAATAAGCAGCAACAATGATGATGGTTATGATGAAGACGTGGAAGTGGATTTGACTCTAAGCATAGGAGGAGGAAGCCAAGTTAATATTAACAAGAATAGAAGTTGTAACAAACCTTATCTACTTCCATTGGGGTACTTAGACTCACCCAATGGGAAAACTAAGGACCTAAATTCTTCTGTCTCTTTCCAATCCTACAGGGTGGGAGATTTCAGTGACCCCACCACCCCTATGAGCAGCTCAAGTGTGACATTTGATCAAGAGAGAAAGGGGCCACATTGGATTTCTCAAGGTTTAAAGCTTAAATAG